The Hermetia illucens chromosome 2, iHerIll2.2.curated.20191125, whole genome shotgun sequence genomic interval GTAAAGGTAACACCCTTCCAAAACTTAACCTTTTATCGTTGACAGTAGTGGCGACCAACCagttccagatggggtccgcggacgatttggctctgaataaATGACTAAAGTAGTCAACGCAGacggatattttttcctcaggggGAGTGAAACTAGTtgttacctatttttatcgggtAGTAGTTGACTTTGAAAGAAGATTTTTCCCTTCTAACCAATCggttaattattgagaaaacttcTGGGTTTGAGGGATTTTGAGAGTTTCTTGTAGGATGTATTCGGTTCTGACCGAATAGCTCCTTTGATTCTGCTAGACAGATCGTTAatgatctcggagaggagacggtagtcagcATTGCATTTGTTCCTTAGCCGGTGAAGTAATGGTTTCCTGCGCTGCAGGAAtctgtttctatcgcggactaAGAGGACGGTTGAGGTGGAAAGGCACTTGTATTTGTAGTAAACAGGCTCTTTAACTGGAGCGTGTATGACGATTGTAGTTTAAAATTGTCAGGTGTAAGTGTCTAGCTCATCATTAGAGTGAAAGCGCGATATGTCGATGGGAGGAGCCAGCGCACTGGATAACTCGCGTTGAAAATCGTCCCAGTTAGTCAGATTGTAGAATCTGCATTTATGTGGATAGTGGagtgaagggagaatttgctgtatATGCAGAGAGAGGCTGAGGCATGATGGTCGGATGCCAAAGAGGAGCAGTtagtgacacatgctgagagattggaAGAGGTTATAAACCCGTCTAGGAAGACAGACTCTCGAGGAAAAAATGGCACTCCAGCGTTAATAATGTCCGCGCTTAGAAGTGGGCTTGACTTGaaccaatcgaagagcactttgccgttttcATTGTTAACTGAGTACATGCCTCGCGTTGAGGTCACCGCGATTTCCCAGAGTTCTGACAGAATGGAAGTGAGGTGTGCCGCCCGGGAAGTACCCGTAACAGGTAGTCTGACCACTGCTAATAGGCAGTTTGATGCTAGTGCAGCGGATGAGAAGCTATATGCCCTAAGTCCCGATCTGACTAGGATGGTTGTGTCTCTGCCCACGTCATTGCAGAAAGTAACGTAACCGGGAACATGTAGTTTTACGTTGGAGACTTCCCCCAGTCTAGTTTCGTTTAGGTAAACGAGACTGGATTCGGAATCCTCGAGGAGCTTGTGGAGAGCGAAACGTGTATCGTTAGAAATGAGCTAATTAGTGCTAAGTgtgagcaccttcattttggttaGCTAGCAATTTGAAGAGGGATTGATTCCAGTTTACGGGGGCATTTCGAGAAGTTGGCTTGGGACCCATTTTGCCACAATTTGTGCATTTGAGGGTCATCGCCGACTTTTTGTCGGCGTTGTTTTGTACCGTCGAATGGGGGCAGTCCCTAGAGGCGTGTGGATTCACGTACTTGACACATCTGGGGTCGTATTCGTAGTTTGAGGAAACGTGGCTAAATTGTTGGCAGTTAAAACATTGGATGACATCCCCTTTTCTGGGTTTCTCCCAGCAGATTATGAAGTAGGTATTTTATTTAGTAACTATGTTGGTATCTGCCTGGGAACTGAGGATCACATGGAAGAGGCTTAAGTTGGTGTCGTTGGCTCGTAACCACGGGGTGGAAAGCCTTGATATGCGGATCGGCGTAACCTGTGTTAACTCCTTAATTTCCGATGCCACGTCTTCGGATGCAAATTCGTAAGGGGAGATTCCTCCGAGGATGAGGGTTGGCTCCCTCTCCTCCTTCAGGGTGAAGGAATGACCTTCAAATTTGACCCGGACTTTGAGCCTGTCATTCGATGGGTTGGTAATCTCGAATATGAAATTTTTGTCGATATTCTTGATAACAAGTCCAAAATCCGGGAGGTGCGTGCGTCGCTTCGGGGCGATGCTCGTTGTCAGAGAGAAGATAGAAGCGGTTTTTGTTTGCTGGCTATTTTTAAAAAGCTCCACTGATTTCGCTGATACGCGCTTgcttgcacgcgtctggcctagctaggctcgggaatgtgaagGACCCTTTGCGCGCTTCAGTCTCTCGCATGTTATTTAACAAAACCTCACATGCCCTTAAACTGATACGTGGGACCGCACCGGAAACTGTAAAAGAGACGAAAATTCAGATATCGCACGAACCTATGATAAGAAAACACGTGAACCAAAactagaaataaaagaaaaatgtaaCGACTCGACCTCGCGTGTGAAGACTCCGATTGATCCGATGCCGGGTCGTTGGTATTATGACTGGAAGCGAAGAAAACAAGCGTTTTTAGGACCTATAATACCGGGGGGTATCGCATTCCGGAAACTGTTCTTGATCCTTGTATATGAATATTGTAAAGTGGGAGTTTGTCGTGGCCTGAATATCTTTTCATTGATGTTGGAAGGGTTGCAAAGTTTATACGCTGCTGATTCACAAACTTCTATCTCTTTTACTCCCCACTTTGTTAGCCAGGGCATTCCTCGATTGAAACGTTATTTCTTATCTATGGGGGGTCAACCTCCTTCCGGTATTTAGTGCgaagaataaaaaatatttgctaTTAATATAATTGGCAATTTTTCCGAATCTATTCTTTTGTCGGACATTCGGACTGTAGCGATTCTCATCTCCTCCATAACATACATATCCTCGCTGGCtttcaaataatgaattttGGACAGTAGAAGAAGACACAATTTATTGCCTTTTTTGGAAGAATATTTACTATTTGAGGCGAAGAAAATAATCAAATGATCATCATATTCTAATCACGATTTTAAACTACTTTTATCTATTCCAGAATTCTTTTATATAAAATGATGGGCAAGGAAATTGACCCGTCAGACATAGGAAAACATCCCAAAATAATACGAGGTAAGACCACAAACTTTCTATTAAATTAAAGCTAATTATCGCAAGCAATTATAAAACCTATTTCCAAATAGTTGCACAAAACGATATGGCGCAAACAGATGTCCTTGTTTGTGGAAAATGTCACAATGTTTTCCATTTCATCGAGCTGTTCCAAGAACACAAAGATATGGGCTGCGAAAAAGATTCGGAATTGAAAGACAGTCGCGAATCGAAACCAAAAGTTTGGGCATTTTTACTATGGAAAGCGGCTCAATTGAGTCTCAATGAAAATCTAGCTAATACGACAAATTCATGGAAACTGTATCAGCAATGGGTGAAAATGGAGGACTCAGTCCGtgaaacatggattgttgcaggAAAAACTATACAATCGTTTGCAAAAGTAAGTGAAGATTGTAAATCTGTGCAACATTGGGTTTTCTTATGGTTGTTTTCGATTTTCAGATGGGACAAGGAAATCTACAAGAAATGCCTGTGAAAATTACAAAAACAGTTGTGGACAACACGCCAAGTATGTTGTTTTATAAATTTGTGTCTTACAAACATATCTTTTATTGTTTTGTTGATTGTCGTTCCTAGGGGCGGTTAGTACTCCGAAACCAGGTCCGAGGATCATAGAcaataaacaaattttcaaaaaggtaagattttcaaaaactgagaaaatTTTTATGTATAACAAAAATATGAATGGTTAGGACGCCAACACAGACAATGAGGAAGAGATGTCGCCCGTTCGAGCGGATCAAAACAGAGTTATCCGGAAACCAGTAAATCagatcaatcaaatcaaaactCCTCCAAACAATGCAGCGTTGAATAAAACTCTGAAGTGAGCAATGAATTCATTTATTTCTTTACGATCCGAACATCACACCTATCGCATTTATCATTTCAGTCGTCGTGCCAGTCGAACCGTTCCCAATACCAACGGCCAAGAAATCGAGGAAGAAACCGTTGAAAAAATCATCGCAAAGCGCTTCAATCCGAGAAGGAAAATGCACGAATATCTTGTCAAATGGGATGGCTTTCCTCATGATCAAAACACCTGGGAACCACAAACACATTTAGACTCCTGTCCACAACTGCTAGAAACATTTGAAAAACAATTGGCTCGACAGAAAGAACAACGAGCAGCTCAGGCGGCGAAACAAGCCGCCGCAGCAGCAGCAGCCGCTAATCCTCAACCAACTCTTCCAACTGTGAAAGATGCACCACAAAGTCCTTCAAGGCAAGGTCAATTGGCACGTAATTTGAAAACTAGAGTCACAGACCAGAAGTCATGGTCACCTCAGGCGGAGAATTCCAGTGGCGGGACAAAAAGAAAACTGGATGAAAGTGAGGAGTTTGATGAAAGTGGGGCTGCGGAAGATGACCCGGATGAAAACGGTGCTCCGGCTAGTAAACGACTTAGAAATGGGAATGCTATTTTGCGGATGGACTCATCAGGAGAGATCAAAATATCGCAGGTGAGACGAAgaatgtaattttattttaaaggtGAAAGAGAAACAATGGTTTGTCTGCAGGTGTCAACACCATCGAAAACAGTGAATGGCAATATAAGGGCTTCGAGCAATGACTCGTCCGCCGAAGTGATCATTACAAAGGATAATCAGAGCTCAGGGATCGTCAAGAAAGCAGGGATCGTGCCGACGGTAGGTTAGGCTAAGTTAAGGAACTGGGGGAAGCGTAGTTTTAGGCATTGAGGCCGTATTAGATCCATTATATTGCCGCAAGGTACTTTTATACAGAGAGTATGCAGATTCTCTGTTAGAAACTCATCTGTGGAGTCTGGACAACTGcgttcacatagaaaatgttcaatGGATTCCTGTTTATCATTAAAGCTCGGACAATATTATCTCGTAGAATCCGTGTTCTGAACATAtgtgaattatggccaatcaGAACGCTGACAAGTGCAAGTTTCCAGTTTTCCAGTTTGTTTGTTCGGTTTTGACAGAAAAAGTTTgttgtgtctagcagcattaatgctctgtcacctgtcattatggaagcTTGTtcacagtttttgatagcaacattATCCAATTGCTGGTCCCGGTCCGCACATGGTTgaaattgaatcctcttttgcCAAGGCATCTGAGATTTCGTTTCTCTCACTAGTGGACCACAGTGATTAGGTACCTAGAATGGTTCCACTGCATTCAaattagaaatagagttcaatcagTTTCTACGTATTTTCTTTCAAACAGATATGGGGATCCAAGAATCAGAAGAgagtgcccagaactgagcgatttaaatatctcggagaactgcgtaatgaaattgtttcacgtattagcgcaacctggataaagtggcgttccacaactggtgttgtttgcgtctcaaatctaaaatttaccgcattatcgtccaccctgtcgccctctatgattctaagtgttggccaactataaaagacaattaacagCGTCTCGCGATAATGaatacgaagatgttgcgttcgactagtggcgtgacacatccaaagtgaggatatccgcgatcgatatctgGCGATCCACTTGCCGAACAACACAATggtcgcttgatacgctggatggtgatttgcaaTCTTCGcaactgcatccagattaggcaaaTGACATAAAAATGGCGCAATCGGTCACGACGAACCAACCGCGATTATGAACCGAACAAAGGctacaaaaaaagaagaaggcagtGCAAAAAGTggattcagttcttccaatgcTCGGTAGCCCTCGTGTCTCTCATGGAGACTCATGGATCTAAATGTGTCAGCctgtgagctgctctcattgcagtgctctgaatatatAAATCCAAGAACTGCAACTtgaataatgcatttagagttGCGCAGGATGTCGACAGGATGACACAATTCTCTGGCGGCATTACGGTTTTTGGAAAGGAGAGCACTCCCCCTCCGATACGTGACAACAACGGCTGCCCTTGAGGCAGTCGCTCGGTGGTGAGGCGTATATTGATATTGATTACGAAATTATTTATAAATGGCGAAATTTTAATACAAATTCGGTTGAGTAAGGAGATCGAATCCGTAATGATGTCCCATACACTAATTCGTCCAGCGCGCATTGTAGATCTTCCTTCAAAGCACTTCAAACTCCGAAAAGGATCGTATTCAGTTTCTGTATCCAAGCACCGCCTTTAAATGTCAGTGCTACCTTCAGAGTACGATGTATCCGTTCGATTATGCCATTAGCTTGCAGTACGCTGTCGTGCGAGTACAATTGCATCCGATGAGGTCTATTGTTGCTTTGAAGGGACGTGCCTTGAATTGTGACCTCTGGTGCGCTGTAACTGTCTAAGGTGCACTGAAGCGGTATATCCACACTTAGTATAATACCGAGGCTATACTGTGCGCTTTCCAATTTTGCGACGGTATCGTCGATGGTCAACCAAGAAACGATTAATCGTAATTAAAAAGATAGTGGTATCCTACCGATGGTTGCAAAGTCCTACTATGTCTAAATGAACCTGCCGGAAGCGACGGGACAGTAATTGAAAACTGTTGTTACTCATTTTCCAATGCCGAGATGTTTTGCTGGTGTGGCACGGCAGGCACGTTCGTGTTTAACTACGGGTGTCCTTTTTCATATTAGGCCACACGTATTTTGGATTAGCAAACTGGTGACTCGACCGAAAATGCGATTCTGCAAGGGTTGCGAGATGTACGGTCGAGGCGTATTTGTTAATCACAGTACACGAGCGCTGCTGAGTAGCCGATTCGCCTATGGCGGAATTCTAGCATGTTTTCGGATGAAAGAAATCTTTAATTTACTGTCCCCGTTTTGGGCACTTACGAGCTCTTGTGCGTTTGTGGCGATGGGAAAATCGATTGTTTCTACTTTTGACAGCATATTAGCAACTTTATTTACTTTGCCGGATATGTATCGTATATCTGTTGTAAATTCGGAGATGAATTCGGGTTGGCGCGCCTTTTACAATGATGTTTTacttgaaactgaagcacaaggTTCTATGGTCTGTCGGAAATGTGTTATTCGAAAGAAAATTCCTAGTAATTCG includes:
- the LOC119650088 gene encoding flocculation protein FLO11; protein product: MMGKEIDPSDIGKHPKIIRVAQNDMAQTDVLVCGKCHNVFHFIELFQEHKDMGCEKDSELKDSRESKPKVWAFLLWKAAQLSLNENLANTTNSWKLYQQWVKMEDSVRETWIVAGKTIQSFAKMGQGNLQEMPVKITKTVVDNTPRAVSTPKPGPRIIDNKQIFKKDANTDNEEEMSPVRADQNRVIRKPVNQINQIKTPPNNAALNKTLNRRASRTVPNTNGQEIEEETVEKIIAKRFNPRRKMHEYLVKWDGFPHDQNTWEPQTHLDSCPQLLETFEKQLARQKEQRAAQAAKQAAAAAAAANPQPTLPTVKDAPQSPSRQGQLARNLKTRVTDQKSWSPQAENSSGGTKRKLDESEEFDESGAAEDDPDENGAPASKRLRNGNAILRMDSSGEIKISQVSTPSKTVNGNIRASSNDSSAEVIITKDNQSSGIVKKAGIVPTNNQKSEAQVRVLSKGENTSSGIVRINKLPPGGITAGQTRITQISGRDSTAQARSLSNSSTPSPRTVAGQTRIVQRTTISPNASQPPTKPVINRVARTQPDKSNAITPEQKIIQLSQKNDLKVTRKIVHSTQPQTQQSPQQSISKLSTSSDLPEDPFPEPQSPPRPLTLCPVTGKVLSQAEGEPSPVPSPEPAKKENETNSLQSHQANITSVGILQTNDVQADQHQENAEGIHEGMALAAATEDGQTQHILTSEDGTPLLVTGEDGTIYQVAGKNAEGQTILIAQGADGEQQYAYVAAEEGDEGGVLTLDNAVAEAVAQMLPEQQAEALAAAAAASGGETQFILKQEDGVNDGSGDATEALTIQTGDGGDSQDGNIPAEVVQADLPSPGGTRRVVLLLQDGTFMMTEMHDDEYQALNIVT